In Thermodesulfobacteriota bacterium, the genomic stretch AGACCTGGCCTTCAACAACAAGAAGAGCAAGGGTAACGGCCACGACAACAAGGAGGCCCTTGTAAGGGCCGCAGCGGCCCGGCTCGAGGCCAGGCTTGACCTCAATGCCGTAGCCCCGGCCGGGCCCGAGAGCTACCCATTCGTGCTCGTCACTGGGAACCATTTTTTCCACTCGGGGACTGTGTCGCTCTGGTCCGAGACCCTTGTCGGGCTTGCCAGGGAGCCGGTGGTCGAGATAGGCGAGGAGGACGCGAGGAAGCTCGGGCTCTCAGGCGGCGAGCGGGTGCGCGTGAGGGGTAAAAACCACGAGGCTACGATGCTTCTCCGCGTCCGGAAGGGCACGAAAAAAGGCGTGGCTTTCATGCCGGAGAATTTCGAGGGCGCCCCTGCCAACATGTTTTCCAGGCGGGGCGAAGGTATCCAGAGGGTCTTGATAGAGAGGTCGTGACGCATGATGCAGCGGCCTGGAAAGAGCCTCTCGGAAGGAGGTAGTAGATGATCGACCCGAAGTTGCTGAGAGAGGTGCAGTTTTTCGCGGACCTTACGGACCCCGAGGTGGCGGCGATATCCCCGATAGTGAAGAAGAAGAGCTTCAAGACAGGGGAGACCATCTTCAGGGAGTCCGAGGACGGCCAGTCGCTCTATATAATCAGGAAGGGCGAGGTCAAGGCCTGCAAGACGGCCCCGGACGGCGAGCTATTCACCCTGACCATAATGAAGGACGGGGACATCTTCGGGGAGATGAGCTTCCTGGACGGCAGGCCCCGGTCGGCCACCATCGTGGCGGTCTCGGACCTCGAGACTTATTACATCGACAAGAACGACTTCGAGACCCTGGTCGACGGGAACCCGAGGGTCATATACAAGCTCCTCCGTAACATCGTCTTCACCATACACTCGATAGTGCGCGGCATGAACTCAAGGTACATCGAGATGATAAATTACATGTGGGGCAGGAAAAGGGGTTAGCCCCCAAGGGCCCTGGACGGAAAAATGCCGGATTTAGCGACACTGCTTGAAATTCTTATAATCGTTGTGAAGGTCTCGGTGATAAGCGGGATCCTTTTCAGCCTCCCGTTGCCCCTCACCTGGATCGAGAGGAAGGTCGCTGGGCACATACAGGTGCGGCTCGGCCCCTGGAGGGTGGGCCCGCACGGCGTGCTCCAGCCGTTCGCGGACATGGTAAAGCTCCTCATTAAGGAGGACATAGTCCCGGACAGGGCGGACAAGTTCCTCTTCAAGCTCGCCCCGCTACTCTCGATGATACCTGCCTTCCTGGTATTCGTCGCCATACCGTTCGGCGAGAAGTTCGCCATCCCGTTCGTAGGGAAGGAAATAACGCTTTACCTCTCCGACATGAACGTGGGGATACTCTACATACTCGCGATAGGCGGGCTCGGAATATACGGCATGATACTGGGCGGCTGGGCCTCGAACTCGAAGTACTCGCTCCTCGGAGGCCTCCGTTCTTCCGCCCAGATGATAAGCTACGAGATATCCATGAGCTTCGCGGCCATAGGCGTCGTTATGCTCACGAATTCGCTTAACCTCCTCGAGATGGTGAGGAGCCAGTCGGGGAGCTTCCTCGACTGGAACATTTTCTACCTGCCGGTCGGGCCGGTGTGGTTCGTGATATTCATAATCGCGGCCCTGGCTGAGATAAACCGCATACCCTTCGACCTCCCGGAGGACGAGGGTACTCTTGCGGCAGGGTTCCATACCGAGTACAGCGGAATGAGGTTCTCGTTCTTCATGCTCGCCGAGTACGTGGCGATGGTGACGATATCGGTCTTGACGGTAATCATGTTCTTCGGGGGCTGGAACCCGCCCCTGGACATCTCGATATTCCACCTTGTGCCGTCGATATTCTGGTTCCTCGGGAAAGTAATCCTCTTCATATACTTCTTCATGTGGCTGAGGTTCACGCTTCCCAGGTACAGGTATGACCAGCTCATGACCATAGGCTGGAAGGTGCTGATACCGCTCTCGCTCGTAAACATACTTGTGACCGGGTTGATGATCATATGAGCAAAGGGCCGAGCAGGATAGCGGAATTCATAAAGAAAGCCCTCTTCATCGATTTCGTGAAGGGGCTCTCGATAACGCTCAAGTACAACGTTTCGAGGAGCATAACCCTCAAGTACCCGGACGAGGAGAAGTGGGTCCCGGACAGGAGGTTCCGCGGCCAGCACACCCTCAACAAGGACGAGAACGGCAGGGAGCTCTGCGTGGCCTGCGAGCTCTGCGCAAAGGTGTGCCCGACCAAGTGCATAACCGTCATCCCGATGGAGGACGACACGGGCAGGGGCATAGCCGACAGGGTGGCCAAGGTCTGGAAAGTGGAGCTAGCGAGGTGCATGTTCTGCGGCTACTGCGAGGACGCATGCCCCACGAGGGCGGTAAGGCTCGGGCGCGACTACGAGCTCGCCTGCCTGGACCTCTCGTGCACGACCAGGGAAAAGGACGAGCTCCTTAAGCCCCAGTCCATACCCGAGACGATACAGGGCGGCTTTGTCGTAAGGTCGAAATTCGAGAGGACGCCGGAGGGCATAAGGGTGGTGCCGGACCTCCGGATGCAGAAGAAAAGGAATATTTAGGAAGCCGAATAACGGCGGCCCGGCCCGGCCCGGCTCCGATGGAAAACAACAGGGAAGGCTGATGGAAAAGCTATTTTTCTTGATGTTCGCGGCGGTCGCAATCGCCTCGGGCCTGGCGGTAGTAACCGTCAGGAATCCGGTGCACAGCGCGCTCGCGCTCATAGTGTGCCTCATACAGGTCGCGGCGCTCTTCGTGCTCCTCCGGTCGCCCTTCCTGGCGGCGGTGCAGATATTCATATACGTGGGCGCGGTCATGGTGCTCTTCCTCTTCGTCGTCCTCATACTCGACATGAGGAAGGCCGTCCTTCAGGCGTTCCCGCCGGTGAAGAAGAAGTTCGTCGTCGGCGTCATCCTGGTCCTTATGGCGCAGATACTCGCATTCGTGTTCGTTACCCCGATGGGGCAAAACCCTGCCGAGGCGTGGGAGCCTACGGTCGAGTCGATCGGAAGGATGCTCTTTACCAAGTACCTCTTCCCGTTTGAAGTCGTTTCGGTGATACTCCTGGCCGCGCTGGTCGCGGCCATAGTCATAGCAAAGGAGCGTCGGTGACAATGGTCCCGGTTACCTGGTACATAGCGCTTTCCGCCGTCCTCTTCCTGATAGGGGCGGCCGGGGTCCTCACGAGGCGGAACGTCATCGTGGTGCTCATGTCAATCGAGCTCATGCTTAACTCCGTGAATATCAACTTCATGGCGTTCTCGTATCTCCTCGGGGACATGACCGGGCAGATATTCACCGTATTCACCATCACCGTGGCCGCGGCCGAGGTGGCGGTGGCGCTCGGAATCCTCATAGCGCTCGTAAGGAGCAACAAAACGTTCAACGTCGACGAGATCGACGCTCTGAAAGGGTAATTGATGTCCGGACACCTCTTGAGCTCAATCATATTCCTTCCGGTCCTCGGGGCGCTCGTGATCCTTTTCATAAAGGACGCGCGCGCGATACGGTGGGTGGCGCTCGTTACCCTTGCCGTGGATTTCGCGCTGGCCATACCACTCATGAGGGGCTTCGACGTCTCGACCCACAGCATGCAGTTCGTCGAAAGGCACGAGTGGATACCGTCCTGGAACATAACCTATTACCTCGGCGTGGACGGCATAAGCGTCCTGTTCGTGTTCCTGACGGCGTTCCTCGGGATAATATGCGTGCTCGCCTCCTGGAAGGCCATCGAGAAGAAGGTCAAGGAGTTCATGATAGCGCTCCTTATTATGCAGGCGGCCATGCTGGGCGTCTTCTCGGCCCTCGACATGTTCCTCTTCTACCTCTTCTGGGAGGCGATGCTCATACCCATGTACCTCATAATCGGGGTCTGGGGCGGGCCTAACCGCGTCTACTCGGCGATAAAGTTTTTCCTTTACACGCTCGCCGGGAGCATCCTCATGCTCGTGGGCATGATAGCCCTCTACTTCGCCGCCGGGAAGACCTTCGACATGCTCGTCCTCATGGAGTACAAGTACACCTTCACCTTCCAGGTATGGGTCTTCATGGCCTTCTTCGTGGCCTTTGCCGTGAAGGTGCCGATGTTCCCGTTCCATACATGGCTCCCGGACGCGCACGTCGAGGCGCCGACCGCCGGCAGCATCATCCTGGCCGGTGTGCTCCTCAAGATGGGCACCTACGGATTCCTGAGGTTCTGCCTCACCATGTTCCCGGACGCGTCGAGGTTCTTCGCCACCCCCATAGTAATAATATCGATAGTCGCCATAATATACGGGGCGTTCCTGGCGCTTGCGCAGAAGGACCTCAAGAAGCTCATCGCATACTCGAGCATAAGCCACATGGGCTTCATCACCATGGGCATATTCCTCTTCAACAAGAACGGAATCGAGGGCGCGATACTCCAGATGTTCAACCACGGCATAACGACGAGCGCGCTCTTCCTCTGCATCGGGCTCATCTACGAGAGGACGCACACGAGGCACATAGGCGACTACGGCTGGGCCGCTTCCCGCGTGCCGGTCTACGCCACGTTCCTGTTCATATTCACGCTCGCTTCTCTCGGCTTCCCGGGGACGAACGGCTTCATAGGGGAGCTGCTCATCGCCTTCGGCGCCTACGAGGTCTACAAGCCTTATTTGATACTGCTCCTCATCGGCATCGTGGGCGGCGCCGCGTACATGCTCTACATGTACAAGAGCATGGCCTTCGGCGCAGACAGCCACGGGCACGGCGGACACGGGCACGGCGGCTCGCATGACGACTCGCACGGGGGGCACAAGGTCTGGGACGTGGACTTCAGGGAGGCCGTAGCCCTCATCGCCCTCGTCGTCTTCGTCTTCTGGGTGGGCTTCCATCCCGAGGATTTCCTCAGCTATATGCACGAATCGGTAGGCAACCTGATAAACCAGGCCAATGCCAGCAAATTTGAGGGTCTTGGATTATGAGCTCTGAAGTAGCGACGTTCTTTTCGCCAGGGGATTTCCTGGCCATACTGCCGGAGATGGTCATAGCCGGCATGGCCTGCATTATCCTCATGGTGGACCTGGTTGTCCCGCGCTCGAAGAGGTGGGTAGTGCCGGCGCTCTCCGTCCTGTCGGTTGCGGCCGCGGCCTGGTTCTCCTGGAGCCTCGCAGGCTCGGGCGTTTCGGCCTTTTCGGGCATGTTCGTACTCGACGGCTATGCGGCATTCTTCAAGCTCATATTCTACATAGTCGCGGTCTTCGCGGTATTAGTATCGCTGCGCTACATAAAGACCGAGGAGATAGACCTCGGCGAGTATTACGTCCTCATGCTCTTCTCGCTCTCGGGCATGATGATAATGGCCTCGGGCTCCGACCTGCTGACCATCTACCTCGGGCTCGAGCTCGCGTCGCTCCCGGTCTACGCCCTCGTCGGGTTCCTGCAGACGAGCAGGAAGTCCAACGAGGCCGCGATGAAGTACGTCATTCTCGGCGCTTTCTCGTCGGCCATACTTCTTTACGGCATATCGCTCATATACGGGCTTACGGGCACCACCCAGCTCGCGGCCATTTCCGCCGCGCTTGAGACCGGGGCCGTAAGCGGGCCGCTCTTCACGCTGGCCGTAATAATGCTCGTCGCGGGCTTCGGGTTCAAGGTGGCCGGCTTCCCGTTCCACATGTGGGCGCCCGACGCCTACGAGGGCGCGCCCACGCCCATAACGGCATTCATGGCCGCCGGGCCAAAGGCCGCGGCGTTCGCGGTCATAATGAGGGTTTTCCTCGAGGGTCTCTTCCCGGCATACGATAATTGGCAGATGGCGATAGCCGCCGTAGCCGTGGGAAGCATGGTCGTCGGCAACATAACGGCCATAATGCAGACCAGCATAAAGCGGATGCTGGCGTTCTCCAGCGTCGGGCACGCGGGGTATGCGCTCCTGGGCCTCGTGGCCGGAAGCGAGGAGGGGATTGCGAGCGTCATGTTCTATCTCCTCGTATACGCCTTCATGAACCTCGGGATATTCGGGATCATCATAATGATGAGGAGGGACAGCCAGTCCGGGGACCAGATATCGCACTACGCCGGGCTCGCCAAGTCGAACAGGCTCACGGCCTTTGCGATGCTGGTGTTCCTGTTCTCGCTCGCCGGCATACCGCCGACCGCGGGGTTCGTGGCCAAGTTCTACGTCTTCATGGCGCTCATCCACAAGGGCATGATAGGCCTCGCGGTGATAGCCGCCCTCATGAGCGCGGTCGCGGCGTACTACTACATACGGATAGTCATGCTCATGTACATGAGGGAGCCTGAGAAGGAATTCCTGCTTGCAAGCTCGCGGGGCCTCCTGTGCGTGCTGATAATAGCCCTGGCGGCGGTCGTCGCCCTGGGCGTGTACCCGGCTTACTTCATAAACCTCGCCCGCTACGCGGCGTTCCCGCTGTAGGCCAGGGAAAGGAATGAGATGGAAACGATAGTATCCATAAGGCCCTTCATAGCGATCCTGGCCTCGGCAGTGGTCGTGGCCCTGATAATCATGTCGAGGAACAGGCCCAACCTGAGGGAAAGCTGGACCTACCTCGCGGCCCTCGTGAAGTTCGCGCTCGTGATATCGATGTTCCCGGACATATTCTCCGGGAAGATAATCGAGTATACGCTCTTTACGGTGCTGCCCGGCATAGAGCTCAAGTTCAGGGTGGACGCGCTCGGGCTATTCTTCGCTACGACGGCGTCGTTCCTCTGGATAATCGCGACCACCTACTCCATCGGGTACATGAGATCGCTCAACGAGCACGCGCAGACGCGTTATTACGCCTGCTTCGCCATAGCGCTCTCTTCGGCCCTCGGCGTCGCCTTCTCCGCGAACCTCTTCACGCTCTACCTCTTCTACGAGGTACTGAGCATAATGACGTATCCGCTCGTCGCGCACCACGAGGACGACGAGGCATGGGAGGGGAGCAAGAAGTACATAGTCTACCTCATGGGCGCCTCGAAGACCTTCCTCCTCGGCGCGCTCATACTCACGTACATGATAACCGGCACGCTGGATTTCCAGCCCGGCGGCATATTCACCACCGGGATGTCGCAGACGCTCGTAACAATCACCTATATCTGCTTCCTCCTCGGGTTCGCAAAGGCCGGCATAATGCCGCTCCATAACTGGCTCCCGTCCGCGATGGTCGCGCCGACGCCCGTTAGCGGACTTCTCCACGCGGTCGCGGTCGTAAAGGTCGGCGTCTTCTCGGTCGTAAGGGTGATGCTCGACACCTTCGGGATAGACGTCATGTCGGCCTTCAACCTCGGGATGCCTACGGTCTATTTCGTCTCGATAACGATACTTGCGGCCTCCATTATTGCGCTCACCAAGGACGACCTGAAGGCCAGGCTCGCGTATTCGACGGTAAGCCAGCTCTCATACGTCATACTCGGCGTTGCGCTCCTCACGCCCCACGGCATATCGGGCGGTATACTGCACATAGGGAACCACGCATTCTCGAAGATAACGCTCTTCTTTTGCGCGGGCTCGATTTTCGTTGCTTCGCACATAAAGAAGATAAGCAATTTAAGCGGCATAGGGTACAAGATGCCGCTTACCATGGCGGCGTTCACCATTGGGGCCCTGAGCATGATCGGCGTCCCGGCCATGGCCGGGTTCACGAGCAAATGGTACATGGGCATCGGCGCAATGGAGGCCATGGACACCGTCCCGCTCGTCGTGCTTCTGGCGAGCACGGTCTTGAACGCGGCATACTTCCTGCCGATCGTCTTCAAGGCTTACTTCGAGAGCCCGGAGGGGAACGTCCATCTGGAAGGCGTGAAAGAGGCCCCGAAGTTCGTGCTGGTCCCGCTCCTTGTGACCGCCTTCATAACCGTGGCGATAGGCGTTTACCCGGACTTCCTCCTGTCGCTCGCCGAAAGGGTGCTGCAATGAGGCTCGACAAGATATACGAGAACAAGGACACAATGAGGCTCCTGAAGTGGGCCTTTTACGCGGCCATGGTGGTATTCGTCGCGCTCGACTTCGTGACACCGAGGCATCACGTGTACTTCTACTGGGACGAGGTGCCGGGCTTCAGCGCCGTATTCGGCTTCATCTCCTGCGTCCTCATAATCATCGTCTCCAAGGCCCTCGGGAAGCTATGGCTCCAGAGGAAAGAGGACTATTATGAAAAATAGCCCCGGGGGAACAAATGGGAATATTTAACTGGATACACCCGGCCTTCATACTCATACTTGGCTCCGTCCTTATCCCGGTATTCCAGGGAAGGGTAAGGCAGGCCTATATCCTCCTTCTGCCCGCTCTCGCGTTCATAACGGTCGCCACCATGTCCTACGGTACCTACGGCGTGGTGCCGCTCCTCGGCCAGGAGCTGGTTTTCGGGCGGGTCGATAAGCTCAGCTACGTTTTCGCCTTCATCTTTACGCTCATGGCCTTCATAAGCGGGGTCTACAGCCTGCACGTCAAGGAGAGCGGGCAGCACATAGCGGCCTACGTGTACGCGGGCGGCGCCGTGGGCCTGGCCTTTGCCGGCGACTACCTTACGCTATTCGTCTTCGCCGAGTTCATGGCCTTCGCGTCGATGTGCCTCATCCTCTTCAGGAGGACCCCCGAGTCCACCAAGGCGGCCTACCGCTATATACTCGTCCATATATTCAGCGGCATATGCATGCTCGGGGGTGCGCT encodes the following:
- a CDS encoding NADH-quinone oxidoreductase subunit I encodes the protein MSKGPSRIAEFIKKALFIDFVKGLSITLKYNVSRSITLKYPDEEKWVPDRRFRGQHTLNKDENGRELCVACELCAKVCPTKCITVIPMEDDTGRGIADRVAKVWKVELARCMFCGYCEDACPTRAVRLGRDYELACLDLSCTTREKDELLKPQSIPETIQGGFVVRSKFERTPEGIRVVPDLRMQKKRNI
- the nuoK gene encoding NADH-quinone oxidoreductase subunit NuoK; protein product: MVPVTWYIALSAVLFLIGAAGVLTRRNVIVVLMSIELMLNSVNINFMAFSYLLGDMTGQIFTVFTITVAAAEVAVALGILIALVRSNKTFNVDEIDALKG
- a CDS encoding cyclic nucleotide-binding domain-containing protein, producing MIDPKLLREVQFFADLTDPEVAAISPIVKKKSFKTGETIFRESEDGQSLYIIRKGEVKACKTAPDGELFTLTIMKDGDIFGEMSFLDGRPRSATIVAVSDLETYYIDKNDFETLVDGNPRVIYKLLRNIVFTIHSIVRGMNSRYIEMINYMWGRKRG
- a CDS encoding NADH-quinone oxidoreductase subunit J is translated as MEKLFFLMFAAVAIASGLAVVTVRNPVHSALALIVCLIQVAALFVLLRSPFLAAVQIFIYVGAVMVLFLFVVLILDMRKAVLQAFPPVKKKFVVGVILVLMAQILAFVFVTPMGQNPAEAWEPTVESIGRMLFTKYLFPFEVVSVILLAALVAAIVIAKERR
- a CDS encoding monovalent cation/H+ antiporter subunit D family protein, whose product is METIVSIRPFIAILASAVVVALIIMSRNRPNLRESWTYLAALVKFALVISMFPDIFSGKIIEYTLFTVLPGIELKFRVDALGLFFATTASFLWIIATTYSIGYMRSLNEHAQTRYYACFAIALSSALGVAFSANLFTLYLFYEVLSIMTYPLVAHHEDDEAWEGSKKYIVYLMGASKTFLLGALILTYMITGTLDFQPGGIFTTGMSQTLVTITYICFLLGFAKAGIMPLHNWLPSAMVAPTPVSGLLHAVAVVKVGVFSVVRVMLDTFGIDVMSAFNLGMPTVYFVSITILAASIIALTKDDLKARLAYSTVSQLSYVILGVALLTPHGISGGILHIGNHAFSKITLFFCAGSIFVASHIKKISNLSGIGYKMPLTMAAFTIGALSMIGVPAMAGFTSKWYMGIGAMEAMDTVPLVVLLASTVLNAAYFLPIVFKAYFESPEGNVHLEGVKEAPKFVLVPLLVTAFITVAIGVYPDFLLSLAERVLQ
- the nuoH gene encoding NADH-quinone oxidoreductase subunit NuoH — encoded protein: MPDLATLLEILIIVVKVSVISGILFSLPLPLTWIERKVAGHIQVRLGPWRVGPHGVLQPFADMVKLLIKEDIVPDRADKFLFKLAPLLSMIPAFLVFVAIPFGEKFAIPFVGKEITLYLSDMNVGILYILAIGGLGIYGMILGGWASNSKYSLLGGLRSSAQMISYEISMSFAAIGVVMLTNSLNLLEMVRSQSGSFLDWNIFYLPVGPVWFVIFIIAALAEINRIPFDLPEDEGTLAAGFHTEYSGMRFSFFMLAEYVAMVTISVLTVIMFFGGWNPPLDISIFHLVPSIFWFLGKVILFIYFFMWLRFTLPRYRYDQLMTIGWKVLIPLSLVNILVTGLMII
- a CDS encoding NADH-quinone oxidoreductase subunit M, producing the protein MSGHLLSSIIFLPVLGALVILFIKDARAIRWVALVTLAVDFALAIPLMRGFDVSTHSMQFVERHEWIPSWNITYYLGVDGISVLFVFLTAFLGIICVLASWKAIEKKVKEFMIALLIMQAAMLGVFSALDMFLFYLFWEAMLIPMYLIIGVWGGPNRVYSAIKFFLYTLAGSILMLVGMIALYFAAGKTFDMLVLMEYKYTFTFQVWVFMAFFVAFAVKVPMFPFHTWLPDAHVEAPTAGSIILAGVLLKMGTYGFLRFCLTMFPDASRFFATPIVIISIVAIIYGAFLALAQKDLKKLIAYSSISHMGFITMGIFLFNKNGIEGAILQMFNHGITTSALFLCIGLIYERTHTRHIGDYGWAASRVPVYATFLFIFTLASLGFPGTNGFIGELLIAFGAYEVYKPYLILLLIGIVGGAAYMLYMYKSMAFGADSHGHGGHGHGGSHDDSHGGHKVWDVDFREAVALIALVVFVFWVGFHPEDFLSYMHESVGNLINQANASKFEGLGL
- a CDS encoding NADH-quinone oxidoreductase subunit N, which translates into the protein MSSEVATFFSPGDFLAILPEMVIAGMACIILMVDLVVPRSKRWVVPALSVLSVAAAAWFSWSLAGSGVSAFSGMFVLDGYAAFFKLIFYIVAVFAVLVSLRYIKTEEIDLGEYYVLMLFSLSGMMIMASGSDLLTIYLGLELASLPVYALVGFLQTSRKSNEAAMKYVILGAFSSAILLYGISLIYGLTGTTQLAAISAALETGAVSGPLFTLAVIMLVAGFGFKVAGFPFHMWAPDAYEGAPTPITAFMAAGPKAAAFAVIMRVFLEGLFPAYDNWQMAIAAVAVGSMVVGNITAIMQTSIKRMLAFSSVGHAGYALLGLVAGSEEGIASVMFYLLVYAFMNLGIFGIIIMMRRDSQSGDQISHYAGLAKSNRLTAFAMLVFLFSLAGIPPTAGFVAKFYVFMALIHKGMIGLAVIAALMSAVAAYYYIRIVMLMYMREPEKEFLLASSRGLLCVLIIALAAVVALGVYPAYFINLARYAAFPL